One Georgenia wutianyii DNA segment encodes these proteins:
- a CDS encoding transglycosylase domain-containing protein — MAAKKESGRSASAQGRTRSTAGRSAGTTTTRKRRFDYPRAGKGPVRRWLPSWRVVLGTVVTGIAVVAGILVAAYATTDIPEPGDFAQAQGTHVFYADDETEMGSFAEYNREIVDLDTLPDYLGQAVVASEDRRFYENVGVDPIAIGRALVNNLQGNATQGGSTLTQQYVERYYLGTTTSYVGKFREAILALKIDRELTKDEILEDYLNTIYFGRNAYGVQTAAQAYFGKPASELTLSESALLAGVIPAPSAWDPAINPERAEERWARTLEFMVRDGWITEDEAAQQTFPETIEHVRSDTYAGPEGYLLDMVRKELVEKAGMSEEQIDTLGLRITTTIDHSAQEAAVAVVDSLPEDRPENNRVALVSIDPDSGQIVALYGGPDFVTQSRNAATQDVAQAGSTFKPFTLVAALREGVPLSTRFPSYTPMEIPGFDRPVNNYDSVNRGEIDLVEATEQSVNTSYALLNTEIGPEKSVQAAIDAGLPEDTAGLAAVPSNVLGPASPHPLDMARAYATFAAQGVRHNPYIVAQVQDADGNVIYAGSSNGTEVFEPDVMAEATYAMTQVVEEGTGVRARGLERPAAGKTGTSNDGRSAWFAGYTPQLATVVAMYQVGEGGTEESLTPFGEYSSITGSTYPTTMWRDFMIAALADEPVEEFPERPAPETPTFVPEPTQEPTTEEPTPEPTPEPTTTPEPQPEPPAPEPEPEPTTPEPAPEPTPEPTVPAPTPEPPPPADGGGSGGTGGGSGGGSGGGSGGSAGQDPGSSAGGDGTATGAGT, encoded by the coding sequence GGCGGCCAAGAAGGAGTCCGGGCGCTCAGCGAGCGCCCAGGGCCGGACCCGGTCCACCGCCGGCCGGTCGGCCGGAACGACGACGACGCGCAAGCGGCGCTTCGACTACCCACGAGCCGGCAAGGGCCCCGTCCGGCGCTGGCTGCCCAGCTGGCGGGTCGTGCTCGGCACGGTCGTCACCGGCATCGCCGTCGTCGCCGGCATCCTCGTCGCCGCCTACGCCACCACCGACATCCCCGAGCCGGGCGACTTCGCCCAGGCGCAGGGCACTCACGTCTTCTACGCGGACGACGAGACGGAGATGGGCAGCTTCGCGGAGTACAACCGCGAGATCGTCGACCTCGACACGCTGCCCGACTACCTGGGCCAGGCCGTCGTCGCCTCCGAGGACCGCCGCTTCTACGAGAACGTCGGCGTGGACCCGATCGCGATCGGCCGTGCCCTGGTGAACAACCTCCAGGGCAACGCGACCCAGGGTGGCTCGACCCTCACCCAGCAGTACGTCGAGCGCTACTACCTCGGGACCACGACGAGCTACGTCGGCAAGTTCCGCGAGGCGATCCTCGCGCTGAAGATCGACCGCGAGCTCACCAAGGACGAGATCCTCGAGGACTACCTCAACACCATCTACTTCGGGCGCAACGCCTACGGCGTCCAGACCGCCGCGCAGGCCTACTTCGGCAAGCCGGCCTCCGAGCTCACCCTCTCGGAGTCGGCGCTCCTCGCCGGCGTCATCCCGGCGCCGAGCGCGTGGGACCCGGCCATCAACCCCGAGCGGGCCGAGGAGCGCTGGGCGCGCACCCTGGAGTTCATGGTCCGCGACGGGTGGATCACCGAGGACGAGGCCGCCCAGCAGACCTTCCCGGAGACGATCGAGCACGTCCGCTCGGACACCTACGCGGGCCCCGAGGGCTACCTCCTCGACATGGTCCGCAAGGAGCTCGTCGAGAAGGCGGGGATGAGCGAGGAGCAGATCGACACCCTCGGTCTGCGGATCACGACGACGATCGACCACTCCGCGCAGGAGGCTGCGGTCGCGGTGGTCGACTCGCTGCCGGAGGACCGGCCGGAGAACAACCGCGTCGCGCTCGTGTCGATCGACCCGGACTCCGGGCAGATCGTCGCGCTGTACGGCGGGCCGGACTTCGTCACCCAGTCGCGCAACGCGGCCACCCAGGACGTCGCCCAGGCGGGCTCGACGTTCAAGCCGTTCACGCTCGTCGCCGCGCTGCGCGAGGGGGTGCCGCTGAGCACCCGCTTCCCGAGCTACACCCCGATGGAGATCCCCGGCTTCGACCGTCCGGTGAACAACTACGACTCCGTCAACCGCGGGGAGATCGACCTCGTCGAGGCGACCGAGCAGTCGGTCAACACCTCCTACGCGCTGCTCAACACGGAGATCGGACCGGAGAAGTCGGTGCAGGCGGCGATCGACGCCGGCCTGCCGGAGGACACGGCGGGCCTGGCGGCAGTCCCGTCGAACGTGCTCGGCCCGGCCTCGCCGCACCCCCTCGACATGGCCCGCGCCTACGCGACGTTCGCCGCCCAGGGTGTGCGACACAACCCCTACATCGTCGCCCAGGTGCAGGACGCGGACGGCAACGTCATCTACGCCGGCAGCTCCAACGGCACCGAGGTGTTCGAGCCGGACGTCATGGCCGAGGCGACCTACGCGATGACCCAGGTCGTCGAGGAGGGCACCGGCGTGCGCGCACGCGGCCTCGAGCGTCCCGCGGCCGGCAAGACCGGCACGTCCAACGACGGCCGCTCGGCGTGGTTCGCCGGCTACACCCCCCAGCTCGCGACCGTCGTCGCGATGTACCAGGTGGGTGAGGGTGGCACCGAGGAGAGCCTCACCCCGTTCGGTGAGTACTCCTCGATCACCGGCTCGACCTACCCGACGACGATGTGGCGCGACTTCATGATCGCGGCGCTCGCCGACGAGCCGGTCGAGGAGTTCCCGGAGCGGCCCGCGCCGGAGACCCCGACGTTCGTCCCGGAGCCGACCCAGGAGCCGACGACGGAGGAGCCGACGCCGGAGCCGACGCCCGAGCCGACGACGACGCCCGAGCCGCAGCCCGAGCCGCCGGCC